A genomic segment from Klebsiella africana encodes:
- the ydgU gene encoding small membrane protein YdgU: MLRRYRFELILILLIICAVVATRFFLY; this comes from the coding sequence ATGCTGCGGCGCTATCGTTTTGAGCTCATCCTGATCCTGCTAATCATTTGCGCAGTGGTTGCTACCCGCTTTTTCCTCTATTAA
- a CDS encoding trypsin-like serine peptidase has product MRRDVLLLLCAFYLLPLGAHADESGLSAKDIKTLFFGHDDRKAVSHPEESPWDAIGQLETASGNLCTATLISPHLALTAGHCLLTPPRGKPDKAVALRFISRNGNWVYEIHGIDGRVEPGLGKRLKADGDGWIVPSAAAPSDFGLIVLRYAPSGITPIPLFPGSKADLTAALKAADRKVTQSGYPEDHLDNLYSHQDCIVTGWAQSSVLSHQCDTLPGDSGSPLLLKTEDGWQVIAVQSSAPGPQDRWRADNRAISVTGFRDKLEALAGE; this is encoded by the coding sequence ATGCGTAGAGACGTTCTGTTATTACTGTGTGCATTTTATCTGTTGCCTCTGGGCGCCCATGCCGATGAGAGCGGTTTGAGCGCCAAAGATATTAAAACGCTCTTTTTCGGCCACGATGACCGTAAAGCCGTCAGCCATCCTGAAGAGAGCCCATGGGATGCGATTGGCCAACTGGAAACCGCCAGCGGCAATCTGTGTACGGCCACCCTCATCTCTCCGCATCTGGCGCTGACCGCGGGGCACTGTCTGTTAACCCCCCCGCGCGGCAAGCCGGACAAAGCGGTTGCTCTGCGCTTTATTTCTCGCAACGGCAACTGGGTGTATGAGATTCACGGTATTGATGGGCGGGTGGAGCCGGGTTTAGGCAAGCGTCTGAAGGCCGATGGCGATGGCTGGATTGTCCCGTCCGCCGCGGCGCCGTCAGATTTTGGCTTGATCGTACTGCGCTATGCCCCTTCGGGTATCACCCCGATCCCACTTTTCCCGGGCAGTAAGGCCGATTTAACCGCCGCGTTGAAAGCGGCAGACCGTAAAGTGACCCAGTCAGGTTATCCTGAAGATCATCTGGATAATCTTTACAGCCATCAGGATTGCATTGTCACTGGCTGGGCGCAAAGCAGCGTGCTGTCGCACCAGTGCGACACCCTGCCTGGCGACAGCGGCTCGCCGCTGCTCCTGAAGACCGAGGATGGCTGGCAGGTGATCGCCGTGCAAAGCTCCGCTCCTGGTCCGCAGGATCGCTGGCGGGCCGACAACCGCGCCATTTCCGTCACCGGCTTTCGTGATAAGCTCGAGGCGCTGGCCGGGGAGTAA
- the kpnF gene encoding multidrug efflux SMR transporter subunit KpnF yields MQQFEWVHAAWLAIAIVLEIIANVFLKFSDGFRRKIYGILSLAAVLGAFSALSQAVKGIDLSVAYALWGGFGIAATIAAGWVLFGQRLNNKGWAGVILLVAGMVLIKLA; encoded by the coding sequence ATGCAGCAGTTTGAGTGGGTTCATGCCGCCTGGCTGGCGATCGCCATTGTGCTTGAAATCATCGCCAACGTTTTTTTGAAATTTTCCGACGGTTTCCGCCGCAAGATTTACGGCATCCTGTCCCTGGCGGCGGTGTTGGGGGCGTTCAGCGCCCTGTCACAGGCGGTCAAAGGGATCGATCTCTCAGTCGCCTATGCGCTGTGGGGCGGCTTCGGTATCGCAGCGACCATCGCCGCCGGTTGGGTATTGTTTGGCCAGCGCCTGAACAACAAAGGCTGGGCGGGAGTCATCCTGCTGGTGGCCGGCATGGTGCTCATTAAGCTCGCCTGA
- the kpnE gene encoding multidrug efflux SMR transporter subunit KpnE — protein sequence MFYWILLALAIVAEITGTLSMKWASVSGGHTGYILMLAMIALSYIFLAFAVKKIALGVAYALWEGIGILLITLFSVLLFDESLSLLKIAGLTTLVVGIVLIKSGTQKKASKPQEVTHAAV from the coding sequence ATGTTTTATTGGATTTTATTAGCTTTAGCGATTGTCGCTGAAATTACCGGCACCTTGTCTATGAAATGGGCAAGCGTGAGTGGCGGCCACACCGGCTATATTTTAATGCTGGCGATGATAGCCCTGTCATATATTTTTCTTGCCTTTGCAGTTAAAAAAATTGCCCTTGGCGTGGCCTATGCACTGTGGGAAGGGATTGGCATTTTGCTGATTACCCTGTTTAGCGTGCTGTTGTTTGATGAGAGTCTGTCGCTGCTGAAAATAGCCGGCCTGACCACCCTGGTGGTGGGGATCGTTTTAATTAAGTCAGGCACGCAGAAAAAGGCGTCGAAACCGCAGGAGGTGACCCATGCAGCAGTTTGA